One window of the Sulfitobacter alexandrii genome contains the following:
- a CDS encoding cytochrome P450 produces MPDTSRPEELVYDPTDPAVMADPFPVYARLREEDPVHWSPSLRSWIITRYTDVRDLLLSDTMSVNRLLQFYESLPPADAMLLRDIVHYLNLWLAFRDPPDHTRVRRIMRHAFTADAIATMRPQIHEISDLLLDRLAAAGTDDVDLIREYALQLPAFVIMDLLDVPRDMLDEFKEWSDDMAVFIGGARNSDDKYERAARGCRHMSDYFRKLIEERTANPKPGFLMDLINARDEGDKLSDDELVATCILVLFAGHETTTNLIGNATLLLLRHPEQLDRLRADPELVDPMIEEVLRFDGPTNALVRVVARDHDLHGRTLREGERVFVMVNSANRDPRMFDDADRFDITRDQNRHLTFGQGIHLCLGAKLAREEGRIAVRKLFERFPDLTLNPAEPPEWLDAMVPRGTRRLPVRLNG; encoded by the coding sequence ATGCCAGATACATCGCGCCCCGAGGAGCTTGTCTACGACCCAACCGATCCTGCGGTGATGGCCGACCCCTTTCCCGTATACGCCCGCCTGCGCGAGGAGGATCCCGTCCACTGGAGCCCGTCGCTCCGGTCGTGGATCATCACCCGCTACACGGACGTGCGCGATCTGCTTCTTTCCGACACGATGTCCGTCAACCGGTTGCTCCAATTCTATGAATCGCTGCCCCCGGCGGATGCGATGCTGCTGCGCGACATCGTCCACTACCTGAACCTGTGGCTGGCCTTCCGCGATCCGCCGGACCACACGCGCGTGCGCCGGATCATGCGCCATGCCTTCACCGCCGATGCCATCGCCACGATGCGCCCGCAGATCCACGAGATCAGCGACCTGCTGCTGGACCGTCTGGCCGCTGCGGGGACCGACGACGTCGACCTGATCCGGGAATACGCACTGCAGTTGCCCGCTTTCGTGATCATGGACCTTCTGGACGTGCCGCGCGACATGCTGGACGAATTCAAGGAATGGTCAGACGACATGGCCGTCTTCATTGGCGGGGCACGCAATTCGGACGACAAGTACGAACGCGCGGCACGGGGCTGCCGCCACATGTCGGACTACTTCCGCAAGCTGATTGAGGAGCGCACCGCGAATCCCAAGCCCGGCTTCCTGATGGACCTGATCAACGCCCGTGACGAAGGCGACAAGCTGAGCGACGACGAACTCGTGGCGACCTGCATCTTGGTGCTTTTTGCCGGGCATGAGACCACCACCAACCTGATCGGCAACGCCACGCTGCTACTGCTGCGCCATCCCGAGCAGTTGGACCGCCTGCGCGCGGACCCCGAACTGGTGGACCCGATGATCGAGGAAGTGCTGCGTTTCGACGGACCGACCAATGCACTGGTCCGGGTCGTGGCGCGGGACCACGACCTGCACGGGCGCACCCTGCGCGAGGGCGAGCGCGTCTTTGTCATGGTCAACTCGGCCAATCGTGATCCGCGGATGTTCGACGACGCGGACCGGTTTGACATCACCCGCGATCAGAACCGGCATCTGACGTTCGGGCAAGGGATTCACCTGTGTCTCGGGGCCAAGCTGGCGCGGGAGGAGGGACGCATCGCCGTGCGCAAGCTGTTCGAGAGATTCCCCGATCTGACGCTGAACCCGGCCGAGCCCCCCGAGTGGCTGGACGCCATGGTGCCCCGCGGCACCCGCCGCCTGCCGGTCAGGCTGAACGGCTGA